From a single Adhaeribacter swui genomic region:
- a CDS encoding glycosyltransferase family 9 protein, with amino-acid sequence MKNLNAPVKTILISRIDAIGDVVLTLPMAGWIKQNVPDARVLFLGRTYTAPVVACCKYVDQFLNWDDIKDLPVAEQVRFFKNQQISSIIHVFPNKQIAQVTRQASIKQRIGTRNRWFHWFTVNALVNLSRRHSPYHESQLNFALLRPLGLKTIPTLPEVTAYLDFSRITPLSDKWQEFLKNDQPCIILHPKSKGSAREWDLAHFSQLARQLHGLGWQVFISGSTAEGELLQDWLRENQNFITNVTGKFSLSEFISFMKACTGLVGASTGPLHLAASVGIHALGLYPPIKPMHPGRWAPIGPRAEYLVVPKDCSDCRKTPGSCVCIQQITVAEVVSQVQQWRPE; translated from the coding sequence ATGAAGAACTTGAACGCTCCCGTTAAAACCATTCTGATCAGCCGGATTGATGCGATTGGGGATGTGGTGCTCACGCTGCCCATGGCGGGCTGGATAAAGCAAAACGTACCCGACGCGCGCGTGCTGTTTTTGGGGCGTACGTACACGGCGCCCGTAGTAGCTTGCTGTAAATACGTAGATCAGTTTTTAAATTGGGATGATATAAAAGATTTGCCAGTAGCCGAACAAGTCCGGTTTTTTAAAAATCAGCAAATCAGTAGCATTATCCATGTCTTCCCGAATAAGCAGATTGCGCAAGTAACTCGCCAAGCAAGTATAAAACAACGCATTGGTACGCGCAATCGGTGGTTTCATTGGTTTACGGTCAATGCTTTAGTAAACCTCAGTCGCCGCCACTCGCCTTACCACGAAAGCCAGTTAAACTTTGCTCTACTCCGGCCTTTGGGTTTAAAAACTATCCCTACTTTACCGGAGGTAACCGCTTACCTGGATTTTTCCAGAATAACTCCGCTGTCGGATAAATGGCAAGAATTTTTAAAAAATGATCAGCCCTGTATTATTCTGCACCCAAAATCAAAAGGCAGTGCCCGGGAGTGGGACTTAGCGCATTTTTCTCAATTGGCTCGCCAACTACATGGCTTAGGCTGGCAGGTTTTTATTTCGGGCTCAACGGCAGAGGGAGAGTTGTTGCAGGATTGGCTCCGCGAAAATCAGAATTTTATTACAAATGTAACTGGTAAATTTTCATTATCCGAGTTTATTAGTTTTATGAAAGCTTGTACCGGTTTAGTAGGAGCCAGTACTGGCCCTTTGCATTTAGCAGCTAGTGTGGGCATTCATGCGTTGGGCTTGTATCCGCCCATTAAGCCCATGCATCCGGGGCGCTGGGCACCAATAGGCCCAAGGGCCGAATACCTGGTAGTACCCAAAGATTGCAGCGATTGCCGGAAAACGCCCGGTAGTTGTGTATGCATTCAGCAGATTACTGTAGCGGAGGTAGTTAGCCAAGTGCAGCAATGGCGCCCAGAATAA
- a CDS encoding glycosyltransferase family 2 protein, producing MFVKLSVVIITFNEERNIGRCLESVKNLADDMVVVDSYSTDNTAQICAQYGARFVSRAFTGYVDQKNFANSQAAYPHILSLDADEVVTPELEKSILAIKANWQLAGYYLVRLTNYCGSWIRHGGWYPDKKLRLYNREQGQWQGLLLHEVYQVQPNQTTGLLKGDLHHYSFHSLEDHLKQINHFTTIACQELKLKNKRPGLWPMLVKPPFKFFQMYFLKFGWRDGFAGFCVAVLSGYAVFVKYAKLYWANR from the coding sequence ATGTTCGTAAAATTGTCGGTGGTAATTATTACGTTTAACGAGGAACGCAACATTGGGCGCTGCCTGGAAAGCGTAAAAAATCTAGCCGACGATATGGTAGTGGTAGATTCGTACTCTACAGATAACACCGCCCAAATTTGCGCCCAATATGGCGCCCGGTTTGTTTCGCGGGCTTTTACCGGTTACGTCGATCAAAAAAACTTTGCCAATAGCCAGGCCGCCTACCCGCATATTCTTTCCCTGGATGCCGACGAAGTTGTTACTCCGGAACTCGAAAAATCCATACTGGCCATAAAAGCGAACTGGCAATTAGCCGGTTATTACCTGGTGCGCTTAACCAATTACTGCGGTTCCTGGATTCGGCACGGTGGCTGGTACCCCGATAAAAAATTGCGTTTGTATAACCGCGAGCAAGGCCAATGGCAAGGTTTGTTATTGCACGAAGTTTACCAGGTGCAACCCAACCAAACTACCGGTTTGCTGAAAGGCGATTTGCATCATTATTCTTTCCATAGCCTGGAAGATCACCTGAAACAAATTAATCATTTTACCACCATTGCCTGTCAGGAATTAAAGCTGAAAAACAAACGTCCGGGTTTATGGCCCATGCTGGTAAAGCCGCCGTTTAAGTTTTTTCAGATGTATTTTTTAAAATTTGGCTGGCGCGATGGCTTTGCCGGATTTTGCGTGGCGGTATTGTCGGGGTACGCGGTTTTTGTAAAGTACGCGAAACTATACTGGGCTAACCGATGA